From one Anopheles cruzii chromosome 3, idAnoCruzAS_RS32_06, whole genome shotgun sequence genomic stretch:
- the LOC128272786 gene encoding high-affinity choline transporter 1 yields the protein MINIAGVVSIVLFYILILAVGIWAGRKKESGNDSEEEVMLAGRSIGLFVGIFTMTATWVGGGYINGTAEAIYTSGLVWCQAPFGYALSLVFGGIFFANPMRKQGYITMLDPLQDSFGERMGGLLFLPALCGEVFWAAGILAALGATLSVIIDMEQETSVILSACIAVFYTLFGGLYSVAYTDVIQLFCIFIGLWMCIPFAWTNDHVKSLSSMDVDWIGEIGEGYHWFYADYGLLLVFGGIPWQVYFQRVLSSKTAGRAQILSYVAAFGCILMAIPPVLIGAIAKATPWNETDYKGPWPLTAQETSMILPMVLQYLTPDFVSFFGLGAVSAAVMSSADSSVLSASSMFARNVYRLIFRQRASEMEIIWVMRVSILVVGILSTIMALTIPSIYGLWSMCSDLVYCILFPQLLMVVHFKHHCNTYGSLAAYIIAFLVRLSGGESMLGLPALIHYPGYNEETATQMFPFRTMAMMMSLITLIGVSWWTKWVFETGRLAPNYDYFRCVVNIPEELHRVGEPSDSGEQLSVMAGGMTRMYGAATMVGKDERNGRINPALEPDDDLPVAEAQRQMQSLSAGGGGGAAQGSVVPSTGPAQGHTAF from the exons ATGATTAATATCGCCGGCGTTGTCAGTATCGTTCTGTTCTATATTTTGATTCTTGCCGTCGGCATCTGGGCGGgccggaaaaaagaaagcggAAATGATTCGGAAGAGGAAGTGATGCTCGCCGGCCGCTCTATTGGCCTGTTCGTCGGCATATTCACCATGACCG CCACATGGGTCGGCGGAGGCTATATCAACGGAACGGCCGAAGCGATTTACACGTCCGGACTGGTCTGGTGTCAGGCACCGTTTGGTTACGCCCTGAGTCTCGTGTTCG gTGGCATCTTTTTCGCCAATCCGATGCGCAAACAGGGCTACATCACCATGCTGGACCCGCTGCAGGACAGTTTCGGCGAGCGGATGGGAGGCCTGCTGTTTCTGCCGGCGCTGTGCGGCGAGGTGTTCTGGGCCGCCGGTATCCTGGCCGCACTTGGCGCGACCCTGTCGGTGATCATCGACATGGAGCAGGAGACTTCCGTCATCCTGTCGGCGTGCATCGCCGTGTTCTACACGCTGTTCGGCGGCCTGTACTCCGTGGCGTACACGGACGTGATACAGCTGTTCTGTATCTTCATCGGGCTGTGGATGTGCATCCCGTTCGCGTGGACCAATGACCACGTGAAGAGCCTATCCTCGATGGACGTCGACTGGATCGGCGAGATCGGCGAGGGCTACCACTGGTTCTACGCGGACTACGGGCTGCTCCTTGTCTTCGGGGGCATTCCCTGGCAG GTGTACTTCCAACGAGTGCTTTCCAGCAAGACGGCCGGCCGTGCGCAAATCCTCTCCTACGTCGCCGCGTTCGGCTGCATCCTGATGGCCATTCCACCGGTCCTGATCGGAGCCATCGCCAAGGCAACGC CGTGGAACGAAACCGACTACAAAGGCCCGTGGCCACTGACGGCACAGGAAACGAGCATGATCCTGCCGATGGTGCTGCAGTACCTGACGCCGGACTTTGTCTCCTTTTTCGGGCTGGGTGCCGTCTCGGCTGCCGTCATGTCGTCGGCCGACTCGTCCGTGCTGTCCGCGTCCTCGATGTTCGCCCGCAACGTGTACCGGTTGATCTTCCGGCAGCGCGCTTCCGAGATGGAAATCATCTGGGTCATGCGTGTCTCGATTCTGGTCGTCGGCATCCTCTCGACGATTATGGCACTCACCATCCCATCCATCTACGGGTTATG GTCGATGTGCTCCGATTTGGTCTACTGTATTCTGTTCCCGCAG CTATTGATGGTGGTCCACTTCAAGCACCACTGCAACACTTACGGCAGCCTGGCGGCGTACATTATCGCGTTCCTGGTGCGGCTATCGGGCGGTGAGTCGATGCTGGGCCTCCCGGCCCTGATTCACTATCCGGGATACAACGAAGAGACGGCCACGCAGATGTTCCCCTTCCGCACGATGGCCATGATGATGAGCCTGATAACGCTGATCGGCGTGTCCTGGTGGACGAA ATGGGTGTTCGAAACGGGTCGGTTGGCTCCAAACTACGACTACTTCCGCTGTGTCGTGAACATTCCGGAGGAGCTTCATCGCGTTGGCGAACCGTCGGATTCGGGCGAACAG CTGTCGGTGATGGCCGGCGGTATGACGCGCATGTACGGCGCGGCCACGATGGTCGGCaaggacgaacggaacggacgaaTAAATCCGGCCCTGGAACCGGACGATGAtctgccggtggccgaggcGCAACGACAGATGCAGTCGCTGTCGgccgggggcggtggcggtgccgcgCAGGGCAGCGTGGTGCCGAGCACCGGGCCGGCCCAGGGCCACACCGCATTTTGA